TGCAAATGAATTTGAATACATAAAAGATCTTGAAAGGAAAATAATTAATAAAGAGATTATTGTTCCTTGCAATCAGGAAGAATATGAAATTTTTATAAAACAAATATTAAAGTTGTAGACTTTTCAAAATAAAAAGATTTTAATTTTCTAGTTTTTAATTTTTTAATTATGTTATATTTATTGTGTTATAATAAATAGAAGTACATTTTTATTGTTTTAGAGGATTTAGCATTGAATAAAAAAATGTTTCCCAAAATTTACTATTATGATCAAGACTTTATTGATATTTATAATAAAAGTTTATCTTGGATTCAAGATAAGGTTATTTTACAAAAAGTTGCTGATAAGGGTAAAAAAGATAAAAATTATTATTCAGAGAATTGCAATTATATAGATCAGATGCAAGCTTGTATGTCAAGCTTTTTTCTTGTCTATAGTAATGGGGAATATTCATCTACATCTGCAATTGATAAATTTTACCAATTACAGGAAGAATCTGGTGCAATTAGAGCCAGATATGATAATAATAATGCTATTATTGATCTTGATGAGAATGAGGAGAATATTGGATTTCCTATTTTTGCATGGGCTGAATATAATTTATATCATAAAACGGGAAATAAAAAGAGAATTTCTGAAGTTTTGCCAATTCTTGATAAGTATTATAAGTGGATAGAGAGCAAATTTTTAAAGGAAAATGGTCTTTATTCAATTAATGTAAATAAAATTTTTTATAAAAATTCTCCAAGAGCAGATGCGTACTATCCTATAGATTTTAATTCATTGCAAGTTCATAGTGCATATTGTATTTCTAAATTAGCAGACATTTTAAATGATAAAAATTTATCACTTGAATACAAAAAACGGTTTTTTTCTCTTAAGGCTAAAATTAATTCTTTAATGTGGAGTGAAAAAGATGGGTTTTATTATGATCTTGATGAGAATGAAAATATTCTTGAAATAAAGACATTAGTAGGGTTTTTCCCGATGCTTTCAGAGATTCCTAGTGAGGATAGAATAGAAAGGATGATTTTTTATTTAAAAAGTACTAAGCATTTTGGGACTCCAAATCCTTTTCCAACGCTTTCTGTTAGTGAGCCGGGTTTTAGTGAGGATGGCAATGGATATTATGGTTCGGTTTATACTTATATGAATTTTTTTGTGATCAAAGGCCTTGAATATTGTGGTCGTGCAAATATTGCAAGAGAATTTACCATAAGACATTTATATTATATATTAGATACTTTAATGCCGTTTAATAAAATCAAAGGGCATATTTGGGAAGCTTATAAGCCTATGCAAGAAGGGCCTGCATATTTTGATTCTAATAAAAAAACTTATACGGAGAAAGATCTTATTTGTTATCTTGCTCTTTTTAGCATTAGCTTAATGATAGAGAATATTATAGGGCTTACAATTAGTTTGCCTGATAAAACTGTATATTGGAACATACCTACTCTTGAGATTATGGGGATAGAAAGCTTATCTCTTAAAAAGAATCAAACTACAATAATTTGTAACAAAGGGAAAAGAGGTTGGGAAATAAAAATGGAATCTGAAAAACTTTATTATTTTACAATAAATATATTGAATAAAAAAGAAAAAACCCTTCCTATCCCTTCAGGAAGATGTTCTATGTTGTTAGATAAGCTTTGATGAATTGGATTCATTAAATGTCTTGTAAAATTTAAATTTTTGGAGGCCTTTTAATGATAGATATTGATGAATTGAGAATTTTTCTTAAAGAGAAGAGTTATTCTAAAATCAAAGAAAAATTTTTAAAGCACGATTCCTTTGATATTGCTGAGGCTCTTAAAAGACTTAATGGATCTGAATTGATTTTACTCTACAGATTTTTGCCTAAAAAAATAGCAGTTGAGACTTTTTCTAATTTTGACCAATCTACAAAAAACAAATTAGCAAATTCTTTTACAAATAAAGAAATAAGTGAAATGATTGATGAGTTAAATCTTGATGACGTTATCGATCTTTTAGAAGAGGTTCCTGCAAATGTTGTTCAGAGATTTTTAGCAAGCTCTACAGAAGAGAATAGAGAAATTATTAATAAATTTTTGTCTTACAATGATGATTCTGCAGGTTCGATCGTAACAATTGAATATGTTGAACTTAAAGAAGATTTCACCGTTGGTCAAGCTCTTGACCATATTCGAAAGGTAGCTAAAACTAAAGAAGATATTTACACTTATTATATTACAGATTATGAAAAGCATTTAAAAGGAGTTATAAAAATTGAGGATTTAATATTAGCCAAAGATGATGTTATTCTGTCATCAATAATGAGAAGTAGTGGGTTTTATATTGTGGGGGTCAATGATGGGAAAGAGGATGTTGCACTTCTTTTTCAAAAATATGATATTACTAGTGTTCCTGTTGTTGATAATGAAGGGAGAATGATAGGGGTTATTATTATCGATGATATTTTAGAAGTTATTCAATCTGTAAATACTGAAGATTTTCAAATGATTGCGGCTGTTAAACCTCTAGATACATCTTATCTTGATACTTCTATTTTGGTTATGACAAAAAATAGGATAATTTGGCTTTTGGTTCTTATGATATCTTCTACTTTTACAGCAACAATCATTTCAAATTATCAAAATTTAATGGTGTCTTTAGTGGTTTTAGCTAGTTTTATTCCCCTTTTGATGGATACTTCAGGCAATGCTGGTTCTCAGGCATCTGCGTTAATAATTCGTGAGCTTGCTCTTGGTACTGTCAAGGTAAAAGATTTTTTTAAAGTTTTTTTAAAGGAAATATGTGTTAGTATTTTAGTGGGAGTAATTCTTGCTAGTGTTAATTTTTTAAGAATTGTATTTTTTGTAGCACCACAGCATGTTGATAAGCTGAAAATAGCGTTTGTAGTTTCAGCTTGTTTAATGGTAAGCTTGACTGTAGCAAAGATATTAGGGGGTCTTTTACCTATTGTTGCTAAAATTTTCAAGTTGGACCCAGCACT
This portion of the Borreliella afzelii genome encodes:
- a CDS encoding MGH1-like glycoside hydrolase domain-containing protein, yielding MNKKMFPKIYYYDQDFIDIYNKSLSWIQDKVILQKVADKGKKDKNYYSENCNYIDQMQACMSSFFLVYSNGEYSSTSAIDKFYQLQEESGAIRARYDNNNAIIDLDENEENIGFPIFAWAEYNLYHKTGNKKRISEVLPILDKYYKWIESKFLKENGLYSINVNKIFYKNSPRADAYYPIDFNSLQVHSAYCISKLADILNDKNLSLEYKKRFFSLKAKINSLMWSEKDGFYYDLDENENILEIKTLVGFFPMLSEIPSEDRIERMIFYLKSTKHFGTPNPFPTLSVSEPGFSEDGNGYYGSVYTYMNFFVIKGLEYCGRANIAREFTIRHLYYILDTLMPFNKIKGHIWEAYKPMQEGPAYFDSNKKTYTEKDLICYLALFSISLMIENIIGLTISLPDKTVYWNIPTLEIMGIESLSLKKNQTTIICNKGKRGWEIKMESEKLYYFTINILNKKEKTLPIPSGRCSMLLDKL
- the mgtE gene encoding magnesium transporter; the protein is MIDIDELRIFLKEKSYSKIKEKFLKHDSFDIAEALKRLNGSELILLYRFLPKKIAVETFSNFDQSTKNKLANSFTNKEISEMIDELNLDDVIDLLEEVPANVVQRFLASSTEENREIINKFLSYNDDSAGSIVTIEYVELKEDFTVGQALDHIRKVAKTKEDIYTYYITDYEKHLKGVIKIEDLILAKDDVILSSIMRSSGFYIVGVNDGKEDVALLFQKYDITSVPVVDNEGRMIGVIIIDDILEVIQSVNTEDFQMIAAVKPLDTSYLDTSILVMTKNRIIWLLVLMISSTFTATIISNYQNLMVSLVVLASFIPLLMDTSGNAGSQASALIIRELALGTVKVKDFFKVFLKEICVSILVGVILASVNFLRIVFFVAPQHVDKLKIAFVVSACLMVSLTVAKILGGLLPIVAKIFKLDPALMAGPLITTIADAITLIAYFNIAKWVLVSYAV